In Chondrinema litorale, the DNA window ATTTATACTTTTCGTAATTTACTAAGCTGGCTGCCTTCCATGTTTTAGACCAGTGCACATCTGTTTTTACATGAGACTTTCTTACTAGCTTAAATAAACTATCGAATTCATTAGATTCTACAGGTAAAGTGCCACTGTTTGTAAGAAATCCTTCTTTATCTCGTATCACAAATCCTTCTGAACAGTCTTTTCCTGTTTCTGGATCATAACCTCCTAGTAAACCAGAAGTATTTACACTTTCTCCCCAAGTCATGCCTAAATTTAGTTTTAGCCAATTAGCAAGTACAACATTTTCATCTTTATTATCAGTGTAAACTTCTGCTAAATTTGTTACAACAGATATTTCAGGAACAGTAGGGAAATCTAGCATTGCTGCATAAAATTTAACCTCTTCCCAAGAGAGCCACCGGTCTCCTTCTCTTACTGCAAACACATAAAAATAAGATTCCAAATTTTTATAAGCTATTGAATGAACGCCATACATATTTTCACCAAAAATTTCCAAATTATTCAAGTCATTCTTAATCAAATTCCATCTTTCCCGCATGGGCTTATCCCACGGATGCTGTGTAGGTGTAGCATGGGAACGAGCAAATACACCATTTTTACTAAAGCAGTTATTTTGCCCATCTAGCTTTTCTGTAAGTACGAGTTCCTTTTTTTGAGCAAAAGCTTTCACATAACCATCGGGCATAAACCGATCGTCTGATGTTGTTCCTAAACTAATCTGAGCATGAAGGCTTCTGCAATATTTCCGCGATTCGTTCACTTTTGTTTTGTTAATTTTTGCCTAATGATAACTACTTATTACTTAAAAAAGTGCAATACTAATTTTTATAAAAACCTATCGCAAATTCTATTTTTTCTTTATAATCAGTCTTAATAAGGCTAAAAAATCAATAATTTCTATGGTTATTTATTCAATTATAGAAAAATACATACATCTATATTTAAACTTTCAAATATGAGATATGTACTAGTGTTGTTAATAATTGAAATGTAAAATTGACTATTAATTTTTAAACATTTTGTTTAGCCGTTCTGAAACAAACCGATACTAAGATACCCATCAAAATTCTATAGAAGGTAATGACTTAACTTTTTCAGGTTAATAAAACTAATACTAACAAGGAGACACTATTACCAACTAAATTTCTTATGAAGCATAATTACCTTTTAATTTCAGTATTTCTAATCAGTTTAATTTCTTGTAACAATGATCCCGATCAAGTTATTGATAAGGAAGCAGAAGTAGATCAAGAATTAGAACAAACATTAAAGCTAGTTGCCGAAAATGGAGAAGTATCTTATTTTAAACTGCCAACAAGTACTGATCTAGATAACATTCCTCAAGATCCTAAAAACCCATTAACAGAAGAAAAAGTAGCTCTTGGCAAACTATTATACCACGAAACAGGCTTAGCATTAAATGCTATTACAGATGGTGGTAAAAGAACTTATTCTTGTGCTTCTTGTCACCATGCACAGGCAGGATTTCAAGCAGGAATTAGACAAGGTATTGGCGATGGCGGTATTGGCTTTGGCATTGCAGGTGAAGGCAGAAGCCAGAACAACAATGTGAATGCGGAACAAATTGATGTTCAGCCAGTTCGTTCACCTTCTACTTTAAACAGTGCTTATCAAGTTGCGCAACTTTGGAATGGTCAGTTTGGAGCTGTTGGCCCAAATGAAGATACTGAAGCTCAATGGACAGAAGGCACACCAAAGTTTGCTAATCACCTAGGTTTCGAAGGAGTTGAAACTCAAGCGATTGCCGGATTTGATGTACACCGCTTAGGTGTAGATACTTCATTGATAATGGACACAGATTATAAAGCTATGTTCGATGAGGCATTTCCAGAAGTTGATAAAAATAAAAGATATGGCAAAGAGCAGATTGGTCTTGCAATGGCTGCTTATGAACGTACTTTATTAGCAAACGAAGCTCCTTGGCAAAGGTATTTAAATGGTGAACAAAGCGCTTTAACGCAAGAGCAAAAATTAGGCGCCATTCTCTTTTTTGGTAAAGCAAATTGTGTTTCTTGCCATAATGGTCCTGCGCTTAATAGTATGGAATTTTATGCACTTGGTATGGGCGATTTAACTGGAGATAATGTATTTAGATTTACAGTAGACGATCCTGCTCACAAAGGAAGAGCAAGTTTTACTGGTAATTCTGAAGATGATTATAAGTTTAAAGTTCCTCAATTATACAACCTAAAAGATTCACCATTTTACGGTCATGGTGGCACATTTAATACTGTAAAAGAAGTTGTAACATATAAAAACGAAGCTGTTATAGAAAACACTAATGTGCCAAACACTCAATTAGCATTAGAATTTGTACCACTTGAGCTTAATGAAGAAGAAATTGATCAATTGACAGATTTTATTGAAAACGGCTTGTATGATCCAAGTTTGCTTCGATACTTACCAGATCATTTACCATCTAATTTAAATTTCCCAAATAACGACAGCCAATCTCAAGTTGATCTAAGTTTTTAATTTTATAAATGCCCTAAAGTTTAGGGCATTTTTTCTATCATTATATCTCATTGAGATACACTCGTAATACAAAAATGCTTGCAGCATCAATTCGATTTGTACCGTAATAGAAATAGATCTGTACGATATGAAAAGAATTATAGCTATTAGTTTTTCTACACTTTTATTAATTGCAGGCTGCTCCGAAGATGAAATTACAATTACTCATGAAGACCTTTTGGGCACTTGGATTTCAGTAGACAAAAGTGATACAATTCAATTTACAACTGAAATTGATTTCTATAAATCCAGCAAGACGATGGATTACGATCATTATATTTATCAAATATTGAAAGATTCACTTCAAATCGGATATAATGGAAAAATGTTTGTGCTAGTTTATCCAA includes these proteins:
- a CDS encoding cytochrome-c peroxidase is translated as MKHNYLLISVFLISLISCNNDPDQVIDKEAEVDQELEQTLKLVAENGEVSYFKLPTSTDLDNIPQDPKNPLTEEKVALGKLLYHETGLALNAITDGGKRTYSCASCHHAQAGFQAGIRQGIGDGGIGFGIAGEGRSQNNNVNAEQIDVQPVRSPSTLNSAYQVAQLWNGQFGAVGPNEDTEAQWTEGTPKFANHLGFEGVETQAIAGFDVHRLGVDTSLIMDTDYKAMFDEAFPEVDKNKRYGKEQIGLAMAAYERTLLANEAPWQRYLNGEQSALTQEQKLGAILFFGKANCVSCHNGPALNSMEFYALGMGDLTGDNVFRFTVDDPAHKGRASFTGNSEDDYKFKVPQLYNLKDSPFYGHGGTFNTVKEVVTYKNEAVIENTNVPNTQLALEFVPLELNEEEIDQLTDFIENGLYDPSLLRYLPDHLPSNLNFPNNDSQSQVDLSF
- a CDS encoding RNA ligase family protein → MNESRKYCRSLHAQISLGTTSDDRFMPDGYVKAFAQKKELVLTEKLDGQNNCFSKNGVFARSHATPTQHPWDKPMRERWNLIKNDLNNLEIFGENMYGVHSIAYKNLESYFYVFAVREGDRWLSWEEVKFYAAMLDFPTVPEISVVTNLAEVYTDNKDENVVLANWLKLNLGMTWGESVNTSGLLGGYDPETGKDCSEGFVIRDKEGFLTNSGTLPVESNEFDSLFKLVRKSHVKTDVHWSKTWKAASLVNYEKYKWFGYEFTDRI